A genomic segment from Nocardia cyriacigeorgica GUH-2 encodes:
- a CDS encoding MFS transporter has translation MTAGPSGSTLAPTHRKVATATLVGTTLEWYDFMLYGTASALIFGKQFFPSMSPAAGTLAAFTTFAVGFGARPLGGLLFGHFGDRIGRRATLVVSLILMGVSSTLIGVLPNYDSIGFWAPVLLVVLRLIQGVGLGGEGAGAVVFSMEHAPGGRLNRYASFPQMGTPAGLILANAVFLGTSALLPEDAFLSWGWRIPFLLSVLLVVVGLAVRLTITESAQYADLVRRGEVVTFPLRDALRVGPVRLLLILGAAIATSAVVYIFMVFTLTYGTKSLDFSRDFLLLGVIVASVLWCLTMPLWGALADRVGTAWVFLAGTAALLIWSAVYFPLLNTGNGAVVYVALLGMGLALPVSHSVGGIIVAELFPPAVRYSGTSLIVQVSVILGGGLAPLIATALWTAGSSSPAVSVYAVGICALSLICTYVLFWVVPGMRSGTMVEVVEDRQIVHN, from the coding sequence GTGACCGCTGGACCCTCCGGATCGACCCTCGCGCCGACCCACCGCAAGGTCGCCACGGCGACGCTGGTGGGCACCACCCTCGAGTGGTACGACTTCATGCTCTACGGCACGGCGTCGGCGCTCATCTTCGGCAAGCAATTCTTCCCGTCGATGAGCCCGGCGGCCGGGACCCTGGCGGCGTTCACCACCTTCGCGGTCGGCTTCGGTGCGCGGCCACTGGGCGGGCTGCTGTTCGGGCATTTCGGCGACCGGATCGGCAGACGCGCCACGCTGGTGGTCTCGCTGATCCTGATGGGCGTGAGCTCGACGCTGATCGGGGTGCTGCCGAATTACGACAGCATCGGGTTCTGGGCTCCGGTGCTGCTGGTGGTGCTGCGGCTGATCCAGGGCGTCGGGCTCGGCGGTGAGGGCGCGGGCGCGGTGGTGTTCTCCATGGAGCACGCGCCCGGCGGGCGGCTCAACCGGTATGCGAGTTTCCCGCAGATGGGCACACCGGCCGGGCTCATCCTCGCCAACGCGGTCTTCCTCGGTACCAGCGCGCTGCTGCCCGAGGACGCCTTTCTCTCTTGGGGCTGGCGGATTCCATTCCTGCTGAGCGTGCTGCTGGTGGTGGTCGGGCTCGCGGTGCGGCTCACCATCACCGAGTCGGCGCAGTACGCGGACCTGGTGCGGCGCGGTGAGGTGGTCACGTTCCCGCTGCGGGACGCGCTGCGGGTCGGTCCGGTGCGGCTGCTGCTGATCCTCGGCGCCGCCATCGCGACCTCGGCGGTGGTCTACATCTTCATGGTCTTCACGCTGACCTATGGCACGAAGTCACTGGACTTCAGCCGCGACTTCCTGCTGCTCGGGGTGATCGTGGCGTCGGTGCTGTGGTGTCTGACCATGCCGCTGTGGGGTGCGCTGGCCGATCGCGTCGGTACCGCGTGGGTGTTTCTCGCGGGGACGGCCGCGTTGCTGATCTGGTCGGCGGTGTACTTCCCGCTGCTGAACACCGGCAATGGAGCGGTGGTGTACGTGGCGCTGTTGGGTATGGGCCTGGCGTTGCCGGTCAGTCACAGCGTGGGCGGCATCATCGTGGCCGAACTTTTTCCGCCGGCCGTCCGCTACTCCGGTACCTCGCTGATCGTGCAGGTGTCGGTGATCCTCGGCGGCGGGTTGGCTCCGCTGATCGCGACCGCACTGTGGACCGCCGGGTCGTCGTCGCCGGCGGTCAGTGTGTACGCCGTCGGCATCTGTGCGCTGAGTCTGATCTGCACGTATGTGCTGTTCTGGGTGGTGCCCGGGATGCGGTCCGGCACGATGGTCGAGGTCGTCGAGGATCGGCAGATCGTGCATAACTGA
- a CDS encoding metallophosphoesterase, translating into MIVVSVLMGLLALTVLGALHWYLWRRLVRDTTRPGSVGWWLGTGVIVVGAVLMVAALVAQFARAPMGFVRLVSWPGFLWAALVIYLLIGALVGELLRPLVMRWYDGVRGDGGEASGGAGSPQVSTEPNSPEPAVAESRQRAAEPGSPDSVGGTSSRPDPVATPTETAIVAATEPVSRRLFVSRILGGAVVAAAVGTVALGTTNVLSGPAVKRMTVLLPKLPPEADGFRITLVSDLHVGPALGRSFTRRVVDAVNGTDPDLIAVAGDLVDGRVADLRSTVAPLADLRARLGTYYVTGNHEYYSGADEWVEHVQELGMRVLMNSRVELPGFDLAGVDDLEGEAEGRGPDVAAALAGRDPSRACVLLAHQPVIIHDAVDHGVDLQLSGHTHGGQLFPGNLIADLANPTLAGLERYGDTQLYVTRGAGAWGPPVRVAAPSDITVLELRTVRDRITPSPR; encoded by the coding sequence GTGATCGTCGTCTCGGTTCTCATGGGTCTGCTCGCGCTGACGGTGCTCGGTGCGTTGCACTGGTATCTGTGGCGGCGGCTGGTCCGCGATACCACCCGGCCGGGCTCGGTGGGCTGGTGGCTCGGAACCGGTGTGATCGTGGTCGGTGCGGTGCTGATGGTCGCGGCGCTCGTCGCGCAATTCGCCCGCGCGCCGATGGGTTTCGTCAGACTCGTGTCGTGGCCGGGATTCCTGTGGGCCGCGCTGGTGATCTATCTGCTGATCGGTGCGCTGGTGGGGGAGCTGCTGCGGCCGCTGGTGATGCGCTGGTACGACGGGGTGCGCGGGGACGGTGGGGAGGCGTCGGGCGGTGCCGGGTCGCCGCAGGTCTCGACCGAACCGAACTCGCCTGAGCCGGCGGTCGCTGAATCGCGGCAGCGTGCGGCCGAACCCGGTTCCCCGGATTCGGTGGGCGGGACCAGCTCGCGGCCCGATCCAGTGGCAACCCCGACCGAGACCGCCATCGTCGCGGCGACCGAGCCCGTGTCACGGCGGTTGTTCGTCTCGCGGATCCTTGGGGGCGCGGTGGTCGCGGCCGCGGTCGGCACGGTCGCGCTCGGCACCACCAACGTGCTCAGCGGTCCCGCCGTGAAACGCATGACGGTGCTGCTGCCCAAGCTGCCGCCGGAAGCCGACGGGTTCCGGATCACCCTGGTCAGCGATCTGCATGTGGGTCCGGCGCTGGGCCGTTCGTTCACCCGGCGGGTGGTCGACGCCGTCAACGGCACCGACCCGGATCTCATCGCGGTCGCCGGTGATCTGGTCGACGGTCGGGTCGCCGACCTGCGCTCGACGGTCGCGCCGCTGGCCGACCTGCGCGCCCGTCTGGGCACCTATTACGTCACCGGCAATCACGAGTACTACTCCGGCGCCGACGAATGGGTCGAACACGTCCAAGAGCTCGGCATGCGGGTGCTGATGAACAGCCGGGTCGAGCTACCGGGCTTCGATCTGGCGGGCGTGGACGACCTCGAAGGCGAGGCCGAAGGACGCGGCCCGGATGTCGCGGCCGCGCTGGCCGGCCGGGACCCGTCGCGGGCCTGCGTGCTGCTGGCGCATCAGCCGGTCATCATCCACGACGCCGTCGATCATGGCGTGGATCTGCAACTGTCCGGCCACACCCACGGCGGCCAGCTCTTCCCGGGCAACCTGATCGCCGACCTGGCCAATCCGACGCTCGCCGGTTTGGAACGCTACGGCGACACCCAGCTCTACGTCACCCGCGGCGCCGGCGCCTGGGGCCCGCCCGTGCGGGTCGCCGCCCCGTCGGACATCACCGTGCTCGAACTGCGCACCGTCCGGGACCGGATCACTCCGTCGCCGCGTTGA
- a CDS encoding PucR family transcriptional regulator, which yields MAVDSAMRAALTVSGQPMSAPLQDVRSLSRQMVGHFVENVVPCGTLPGDAIYGDVTTITRVCLELAVSMLDGRDIPEKTRRLENAAAGWAREGVPIDTIHHAIHEGFKLGFDLVVSNASVTDYSNLVDGAKLVVEMLDRMTSAISMAYVRELRAVVSEHHTAVHTLTSALLGGHSTSTMARECGIEIAESYTVLAMAIPAHPDEADATLDGKVVARRKLRRVQAELATRCGERALSLLSVDGGTILIPSSTFSDDELDELVAQLSRAAQVPITAAVVESPTDKIPGAADQAHELLDMVQRLRCVRGLYRFDDMALEYQLTRPGPGREYLGSLLDPLDDHPELLETLQRHISNNLNRQRTARVMHIHTNTIDYRLKRIAQLTGFDPTQPSGLWYLRSALVARTYRSS from the coding sequence ATGGCCGTCGACAGCGCGATGCGAGCAGCACTCACGGTTTCCGGGCAGCCCATGTCGGCGCCCCTGCAAGATGTTCGCAGCCTATCGCGGCAGATGGTCGGCCATTTCGTGGAGAACGTGGTGCCGTGCGGCACCTTGCCCGGCGACGCCATCTACGGCGATGTCACCACGATCACCCGGGTCTGTCTCGAACTCGCCGTGAGCATGCTCGACGGGCGAGATATCCCGGAGAAGACCCGCAGACTGGAGAACGCCGCGGCGGGCTGGGCGCGCGAGGGCGTGCCGATCGACACCATCCACCACGCCATCCACGAGGGCTTCAAGCTCGGCTTCGACCTGGTGGTGTCGAACGCCTCGGTCACCGACTACTCCAACCTGGTCGACGGCGCCAAGCTCGTGGTGGAGATGCTGGACCGGATGACCTCGGCGATCTCCATGGCCTATGTGCGGGAGCTGCGCGCGGTCGTCAGCGAACACCACACCGCGGTGCACACCCTCACCTCCGCACTGCTGGGCGGGCACAGCACCTCGACCATGGCCCGCGAATGCGGGATCGAGATCGCCGAGTCCTACACCGTGCTGGCGATGGCGATCCCCGCCCACCCCGACGAGGCCGACGCCACCCTGGACGGCAAGGTGGTGGCCCGCCGCAAGCTGCGCCGGGTGCAGGCCGAGCTGGCCACCCGGTGCGGGGAACGGGCGCTGTCACTGCTGAGCGTGGACGGCGGCACCATCCTCATCCCGAGCTCGACCTTCTCCGATGACGAACTCGACGAGCTCGTCGCGCAGTTGTCACGCGCGGCCCAGGTGCCCATCACCGCGGCGGTGGTGGAATCGCCCACCGACAAGATCCCCGGCGCCGCCGACCAGGCCCATGAACTGCTGGACATGGTGCAGCGGCTGCGGTGCGTGCGCGGGCTGTACCGCTTCGACGACATGGCCCTGGAATACCAGCTCACCAGACCCGGGCCGGGCCGGGAGTACCTCGGTTCGCTGCTCGACCCGCTCGACGACCACCCAGAGCTGCTGGAGACCTTGCAGCGCCACATCTCCAACAACCTCAACCGGCAGCGCACCGCCCGGGTGATGCATATCCACACCAACACCATCGATTACCGGCTCAAGCGGATCGCCCAGCTCACCGGCTTCGACCCGACTCAGCCCTCGGGGCTGTGGTACCTGCGTTCGGCGCTGGTGGCGCGCACCTACCGTTCGTCCTGA
- a CDS encoding siderophore-interacting protein — protein MARKRTTLTVVGTERIGPHFVRVHLGDPGFDDFTPNEFTDAYVKLLFDRPDGEVARTYTVRSVDPIARRIAIDFVVHGDEGIAGPWAANVTVGEQITMFGPSGAYAPRADADWHLFAGDESALPAISAAVEALPDGAIAKVFVEVADAADEIAFNSKAQLEVHWIHRGGAAHEVGEDRAGDNAPIIAAVRDAPWLPGQAGVFIHGEAQAVMHNLRRYIRKERGVPAEFASISGYWRRGRTEESFRVWKRELAAAEAGDNA, from the coding sequence ATGGCCAGGAAGCGCACGACCTTGACCGTGGTCGGGACCGAGCGGATCGGCCCGCATTTCGTCCGGGTGCATCTCGGCGACCCCGGCTTCGATGATTTCACCCCGAACGAATTCACCGACGCCTACGTCAAGCTGCTCTTCGATCGTCCCGACGGCGAGGTGGCGCGCACCTACACCGTGCGCTCGGTCGACCCGATCGCCCGCCGGATCGCCATCGACTTCGTGGTGCACGGCGACGAGGGCATCGCCGGTCCGTGGGCGGCGAATGTGACTGTGGGCGAACAGATCACGATGTTCGGTCCGAGCGGCGCCTACGCGCCTCGCGCGGACGCCGACTGGCATCTGTTCGCCGGCGACGAATCGGCGCTGCCCGCCATCTCGGCGGCCGTGGAAGCCCTGCCCGACGGCGCGATCGCCAAGGTGTTCGTCGAGGTGGCCGACGCCGCCGACGAGATCGCTTTCAACTCCAAGGCCCAGCTCGAGGTGCACTGGATCCACCGCGGCGGCGCCGCCCACGAGGTCGGCGAAGACCGGGCCGGCGACAACGCCCCGATCATCGCCGCGGTCCGCGACGCACCGTGGTTGCCGGGCCAGGCCGGTGTGTTCATCCACGGCGAGGCGCAGGCGGTGATGCACAACCTGCGCCGCTACATCCGTAAGGAACGCGGCGTGCCCGCCGAGTTCGCCTCGATCTCCGGCTATTGGCGGCGCGGCCGCACCGAGGAGAGCTTCCGGGTCTGGAAGCGCGAACTCGCCGCCGCCGAAGCCGGCGACAACGCCTGA
- a CDS encoding M50 family metallopeptidase, with translation MDTAELVDRGSSIADRLTTTQAAPPSWLVLGAAAVALVLVGYGPLWRLTRNVVTIAHEGGHALVALLTGRRLNSITLHSDTSGLTVSSGKPYGLGMICTALAGYPAPALLGLGFAALLGANRITLMLWIAIAALAAMLIMVRNIYGVISVFLTGALVFGVSRFGSDTLQAGFAYLATWLLLLAGIRPVIELQRTRSGRRSAELTTDADQLARLTRLPGLLWVLVFAAISLGALVVGAGLLLSATAGVCLPVVPGSTCPAA, from the coding sequence GTGGATACAGCCGAATTGGTCGACCGTGGCAGCTCGATCGCGGATCGACTGACGACGACGCAGGCGGCGCCGCCGTCGTGGTTGGTGCTCGGCGCCGCCGCGGTGGCGCTGGTGCTGGTGGGATACGGGCCGCTGTGGCGGCTGACGCGCAATGTGGTGACCATCGCCCATGAAGGCGGGCACGCGCTGGTGGCGCTGCTCACCGGACGCCGGCTCAACAGCATCACCCTGCACTCGGATACCTCCGGGCTCACCGTCTCCAGCGGTAAGCCCTATGGCCTCGGCATGATCTGCACGGCACTGGCGGGCTATCCGGCGCCGGCGTTGCTCGGCCTCGGTTTCGCCGCGCTGCTCGGCGCGAACCGGATCACGCTCATGCTGTGGATCGCGATCGCCGCGCTGGCCGCCATGCTGATCATGGTGCGCAACATCTACGGCGTGATCTCGGTATTCCTCACCGGCGCACTGGTTTTCGGCGTGTCCCGGTTCGGCTCGGACACTTTGCAGGCCGGGTTCGCCTACCTCGCGACCTGGTTGCTGCTGCTGGCGGGGATCCGGCCGGTGATCGAATTGCAGCGCACCCGGTCGGGGCGGCGGTCGGCCGAGCTGACCACCGACGCCGATCAGCTCGCGCGCCTGACCCGGCTGCCCGGGCTGCTGTGGGTGCTGGTGTTCGCCGCGATCAGCCTCGGCGCACTCGTGGTGGGTGCGGGGTTGCTGCTGTCGGCGACGGCGGGCGTCTGCCTGCCGGTGGTGCCGGGCAGCACCTGCCCGGCCGCCTGA
- a CDS encoding AMP-binding protein, with the protein MVTDVIDVVAELAASRAAVWDLLLDAQTYPRVFAGIGAAERLDVPDRNPLLEMRVGTPDTGIRIHQIRVTIGRWYESMELHSPMQGSFASVRLSGEGERTRVCVTYFSPGRMHPRLAKLSNGAITAWTEAGLRRIEDLVRGARTSVVVNGENAPVRRQVGVLRQVMTTGVVNTGRPDVAVKQLRSLSKWGFNLAGGYAAGADHSPGRIAVADDRGTRTFAEMHERTNALAGAMGSLGLTSGDAIGLLSNNHAGMVETMVAAGKLGVDVALLNSGLSGRRIEEIVQRHRLSALFVDGELEELVRYLHTDVPRYNTDGRPPVPDRTTIDELIAMGQYEFRRPSQPGRLIVLTSGTSGRPKGARRPHPKGFGTIAALLSRIPLGMDEAMLIPAPLFHTWGLAGLQLSTALRSTVVLPEKFDAEDCLRRIEEHRVVTLIVVPTMVKRIMDLPVQVRSRYDTSSLRHVVSCGAPLAGATVLRFMDIYGDILYNVYGSTEVSWASVATPEDLRTSPTTAGRPPLGTKVAVLGEDRKPVPIGAAGRIFVGNHMLFDGYVNAAPPDEAEGMLDTGDLGYFDVAGRLFIAGRDDEMIISGGENVFPRPVEEALSHLPQISEVAVVGVPDDEFGQRLAAFVVKREGAGLDPDMIRTYIRHRLSRFSVPRDVTFLNALPRGETGKILKRLLTDAGGPGRPPAIGGLALPGPM; encoded by the coding sequence TTGGTTACCGACGTCATCGATGTGGTCGCTGAATTAGCGGCAAGCCGGGCAGCCGTATGGGATCTGCTGCTCGACGCGCAAACTTATCCCCGGGTGTTCGCCGGCATCGGCGCCGCCGAACGGCTGGATGTGCCCGATCGCAACCCGCTGCTGGAGATGCGAGTCGGCACCCCCGACACCGGCATTCGCATCCATCAGATCCGGGTGACGATCGGCCGCTGGTACGAGAGCATGGAACTGCACAGCCCGATGCAGGGCAGTTTCGCCTCGGTCCGGTTGAGCGGCGAGGGCGAGCGCACCCGGGTCTGCGTGACCTACTTCAGCCCGGGCCGGATGCATCCGCGCCTGGCGAAGCTGTCCAACGGCGCGATCACCGCATGGACCGAGGCCGGGCTGCGCCGCATCGAAGACCTCGTGCGCGGCGCGCGCACCTCCGTCGTCGTCAACGGGGAGAACGCGCCGGTCCGCCGTCAGGTCGGTGTGCTGCGCCAGGTCATGACCACCGGCGTGGTCAACACCGGGCGACCGGACGTGGCCGTGAAACAGCTTCGGTCGCTGAGCAAATGGGGATTCAACCTGGCGGGCGGCTACGCCGCGGGCGCGGACCATTCGCCCGGCCGCATCGCCGTGGCCGACGATCGCGGCACCCGCACCTTCGCCGAGATGCACGAACGCACCAATGCCCTGGCCGGCGCCATGGGATCGCTCGGACTCACCTCCGGCGACGCCATCGGGCTGCTGTCGAACAACCACGCGGGCATGGTGGAAACCATGGTCGCCGCGGGCAAGCTCGGCGTCGATGTGGCCCTGCTCAATTCGGGCCTATCGGGGCGGCGCATCGAGGAGATCGTGCAGCGGCATCGGCTCTCGGCCTTGTTCGTCGACGGCGAACTCGAAGAATTGGTCCGCTACCTGCACACCGACGTCCCCCGCTACAACACCGACGGCAGACCGCCGGTGCCCGATCGCACCACCATCGACGAGCTGATCGCCATGGGGCAGTACGAGTTCCGTCGCCCGAGCCAACCCGGCCGGTTGATCGTGCTCACCTCCGGGACCAGCGGCCGTCCCAAGGGTGCGCGCCGTCCACACCCGAAGGGCTTCGGCACCATCGCGGCACTGCTGTCGCGGATCCCGCTGGGTATGGACGAGGCCATGCTCATCCCGGCGCCGCTGTTCCACACCTGGGGCCTGGCGGGGCTGCAGTTGAGCACCGCTCTGCGGTCCACAGTCGTGCTGCCGGAGAAGTTCGACGCCGAGGATTGCCTGCGCCGCATCGAAGAACATCGTGTCGTCACCCTGATCGTGGTGCCGACCATGGTCAAACGCATCATGGACCTGCCGGTGCAGGTGCGCTCCCGCTACGACACCTCCAGCCTGCGCCACGTGGTGAGCTGCGGTGCACCGCTGGCCGGGGCCACCGTGCTGCGGTTCATGGACATCTACGGCGACATCCTCTACAACGTCTACGGATCCACCGAGGTCAGCTGGGCGTCGGTGGCGACCCCCGAAGACCTGCGCACCTCACCGACCACCGCCGGCCGCCCGCCGCTGGGCACCAAGGTCGCGGTGCTGGGGGAGGACCGCAAACCAGTGCCCATCGGGGCCGCCGGACGCATCTTCGTCGGCAACCACATGCTGTTCGACGGGTACGTCAACGCGGCACCACCCGATGAAGCGGAGGGCATGCTCGACACCGGCGACCTGGGCTATTTCGATGTGGCGGGCCGGCTGTTCATCGCCGGCCGCGACGACGAGATGATCATCTCCGGCGGCGAGAACGTCTTCCCGCGCCCGGTGGAGGAGGCGCTGTCGCATCTGCCGCAGATCAGCGAGGTGGCCGTGGTCGGCGTCCCGGACGACGAATTCGGCCAGCGGCTGGCGGCTTTCGTGGTCAAACGCGAAGGCGCCGGGCTGGACCCGGACATGATCCGCACCTATATCCGGCATCGGCTCAGCCGCTTCTCGGTGCCGCGCGACGTCACCTTCCTGAACGCGCTGCCGCGCGGGGAGACCGGCAAAATCCTCAAGCGCCTGCTCACCGACGCCGGCGGCCCCGGACGGCCACCCGCGATCGGCGGACTGGCCTTGCCCGGCCCCATGTAG
- a CDS encoding LLM class F420-dependent oxidoreductase: MELRIFTEPQQGADYDTLLKVAKAAEDLGYGAFFRSDHYLAMGDASGLPGPTDAWITLAGLARETERIRLGTLVTAATFRLPGPLAIQVAQVDQMSGGRVEFGLGTGWFAEEHAAYGIPFPGDKFARFEEQLAIITGLWETKLGDTFSFDGAHYQLTDSPALPKPVQGPVPVLIGGKGARRTPRLAARYASEFNVPFSSLDETATQFDRVRAAVAERCRPADDMIYSSALVACVGSSDAEVARRADAIGREVDELKANGLAGSPAEVVDKIGRYAEIGAQRIYLQILDLRDLDHLELIAQQVGAQL; the protein is encoded by the coding sequence ATGGAACTGCGTATCTTCACCGAGCCGCAACAGGGCGCCGACTACGACACGCTCCTGAAGGTCGCCAAGGCCGCCGAAGACCTCGGCTACGGGGCGTTCTTCCGATCCGATCACTATCTCGCGATGGGCGATGCCAGCGGTTTGCCAGGACCGACCGATGCCTGGATCACCCTCGCGGGGCTGGCCAGGGAGACCGAGCGCATCCGGCTCGGCACCCTGGTCACCGCCGCGACCTTCCGGCTACCGGGACCGCTGGCCATTCAGGTCGCCCAGGTCGACCAGATGTCGGGTGGCCGCGTCGAGTTCGGCCTCGGCACCGGGTGGTTCGCCGAAGAGCATGCCGCCTACGGCATTCCGTTCCCCGGCGACAAGTTCGCGCGATTCGAAGAGCAGCTCGCCATCATCACCGGACTGTGGGAGACCAAGCTGGGCGATACCTTCAGCTTCGACGGCGCCCACTATCAGCTCACCGATTCGCCCGCGCTGCCCAAGCCGGTGCAGGGTCCGGTGCCGGTGCTGATCGGCGGCAAGGGCGCGCGCCGCACGCCTCGCCTGGCGGCGCGCTATGCCTCCGAGTTCAATGTGCCGTTTTCCTCACTCGACGAGACCGCCACCCAGTTCGATCGCGTCCGCGCCGCGGTGGCCGAGCGCTGCCGCCCGGCCGACGACATGATCTATTCGAGTGCGCTGGTAGCGTGCGTCGGCAGCAGCGACGCCGAGGTCGCGCGCCGGGCCGACGCGATCGGCCGCGAGGTGGACGAGCTGAAGGCCAACGGCCTGGCGGGCTCCCCCGCCGAAGTGGTCGACAAGATCGGCCGCTACGCCGAGATCGGCGCCCAGCGAATCTACCTGCAGATCCTGGACCTGCGCGATCTCGACCACCTCGAGCTCATCGCCCAGCAGGTCGGTGCTCAGCTCTGA
- a CDS encoding phthiocerol/phthiodiolone dimycocerosyl transferase family protein, with the protein MTAATVLRPLAPSEQIFAFAEVFVGYSARVSGRLDPGALAVAFEAALRAHPMLGARLAPVDDLGHVLLAPDGDAPAMTVVDGVPEQLLTGADPDQRRAACALCVVRDGATASVTLLTHHSIADAVHSLSIFAELWRCYREAAAGRVPVLPERPYPASVEGLLAARGIVKRPVSGAVRTPAPSVPTSAADDPYPALITTRCRLSKAATAALIDLGHRTGVTVHGLVSAALLLTEAATRGVPVDRLHYAYSVDLRRRLRPPVAPTEATNVLGYTSYRAGPGTEPSLVGLARGICGALRAGLDSGFIQQTPLQIPEMPATPHGTVIATNWGRIPPLVTPDGLRVIDFRSTMIAKRDRTGRRLPQPGGGTTIISTFDDQLSVEVHHPPPFRDEQLPRLAGIGALLNAATE; encoded by the coding sequence ATGACCGCTGCCACTGTTTTGCGTCCGCTGGCGCCGAGTGAGCAAATTTTCGCATTCGCGGAGGTTTTCGTCGGATATTCGGCGCGGGTGTCGGGACGGCTGGATCCGGGTGCATTGGCGGTGGCCTTCGAGGCGGCGCTGCGGGCGCATCCGATGCTCGGCGCGCGGCTGGCTCCGGTCGACGACCTCGGTCACGTCCTGCTCGCACCCGACGGTGACGCACCCGCGATGACCGTGGTCGACGGCGTCCCCGAGCAGCTGCTGACCGGCGCGGATCCGGATCAGCGCCGGGCGGCGTGCGCTTTGTGCGTGGTCCGCGACGGCGCGACGGCGAGCGTCACCCTGCTGACCCACCACAGCATTGCCGACGCCGTGCATTCGCTGTCGATCTTCGCCGAGCTGTGGCGCTGCTACCGGGAGGCCGCGGCGGGCCGGGTGCCGGTGCTGCCGGAGCGGCCGTATCCGGCGTCGGTGGAGGGGCTGCTGGCCGCGCGCGGGATCGTCAAACGCCCGGTATCGGGCGCTGTGCGCACACCGGCGCCCTCGGTCCCGACCTCCGCGGCCGACGACCCCTACCCGGCGCTGATCACCACCCGGTGCCGGCTCAGCAAGGCCGCCACGGCCGCGTTGATCGATCTGGGCCATCGCACCGGCGTCACCGTGCACGGGCTGGTGTCGGCGGCGCTGCTGCTCACCGAGGCCGCCACGCGCGGGGTGCCGGTCGATCGGCTGCACTACGCCTATTCGGTCGATCTGCGGCGGCGGCTGCGTCCGCCGGTGGCGCCGACCGAGGCCACCAATGTCCTCGGCTACACCTCCTACCGCGCCGGCCCCGGCACCGAGCCCAGCCTGGTGGGGCTGGCCCGGGGGATCTGCGGCGCGCTGCGGGCGGGCCTCGATTCCGGGTTCATCCAGCAGACGCCATTGCAGATCCCCGAGATGCCCGCCACGCCACACGGGACGGTGATCGCCACCAACTGGGGCCGGATTCCGCCGCTGGTCACCCCGGATGGCCTGCGCGTCATCGACTTTCGTTCCACCATGATCGCCAAACGCGACCGCACCGGGCGGCGGCTTCCGCAACCGGGCGGTGGCACCACCATCATCAGCACCTTCGACGATCAACTCAGCGTCGAGGTCCATCACCCGCCGCCGTTCCGCGACGAACAGCTGCCGCGGCTGGCCGGGATCGGCGCGCTGCTCAACGCGGCGACGGAGTGA
- a CDS encoding DUF3558 family protein — protein sequence MIRLVAVVISAGLLAAGCGSEEAETPAAPSWDPCTVSDQLIIDAGFAATSKRKDVAAGGDDAWAGCGWSSADAAVRIQFADDTDLAQLREEPGITDATDTTVANRPALRFHTSGGDPDTSCSLALGTADGGVVRIRVDRSADPAGEPSCARVEHITTVLAPGLPG from the coding sequence ATGATTCGTCTGGTGGCGGTAGTGATCAGCGCGGGCCTGCTCGCGGCGGGCTGCGGTTCGGAGGAGGCCGAGACGCCGGCGGCGCCGTCCTGGGATCCGTGCACGGTGTCCGATCAGCTGATCATCGACGCCGGTTTCGCCGCCACGTCCAAACGCAAGGACGTGGCCGCCGGTGGCGACGACGCCTGGGCCGGATGCGGGTGGAGCAGCGCCGATGCCGCCGTGCGCATTCAGTTCGCCGACGACACCGATCTCGCGCAACTGCGCGAGGAGCCCGGCATCACCGACGCCACCGACACCACGGTGGCCAACCGCCCCGCGCTGCGCTTCCATACCTCCGGCGGCGACCCCGACACCAGCTGCTCGCTCGCTCTGGGCACCGCGGACGGCGGCGTGGTGCGGATCCGAGTGGACCGCAGCGCCGACCCGGCGGGCGAACCCAGCTGCGCCCGCGTCGAGCACATCACCACTGTTCTCGCGCCCGGCCTACCCGGCTGA